Sequence from the bacterium genome:
CCGCAAGCCCATGCGCGATCAATGACCGATAAGCGATGCCGGCAAGATCGATCGTCAAGCGAGTACCGTCGTCGTAAACGGCGTGGGCGCCGCCGGGAACCTCGTCGCGAAACATGCCCGCGAGATCGCGCCCGACCTCAAAGCAGCACGGCCCGATGCCCGGACCGATCGCGGCGACGAGATTCTCCGGCCGCGCGCCGAGGGCGTCGAGCGCGTCGATCGCGGCGCCGGCGACATCCGCCGAAA
This genomic interval carries:
- a CDS encoding polyphenol oxidase family protein: SADVAGAAIDALDALGARPENLVAAIGPGIGPCCFEVGRDLAGMFRDEVPGGAHAVYDDGTRLTIDLAGIAYRSLIAHGLAAGRVTIVRRCTACEPRAFFSHRRDKGVTGRQIAAVLRAGAKP